DNA from Diabrotica virgifera virgifera chromosome 10, PGI_DIABVI_V3a:
ctacatgacccacccaattccacttcagccatgctactcgctctgtgacatctgtgacgcctgtccttcttctgatttcttcgtttctgaccctgtctctgagagtcagtccaagtagtgaccgttccattcttctttgggccactctaagtttcgttgctgtggcctgggttaacgataatgtttcagcgccgtaagtcatgactggaagcacacattggttgaacgtcttccttttcaaataatttggcaagttgctcttgaagatgtctgatagagctccatatgcggcccatgctaaggtaatccttctctgtaattcagcagtttgattgtccctggcaatttggatttcatgccctaagtatttatatttatggaccaatgctatttcgttgacgtcgacttttggattttcgcttggtaccaggtttgtcatgtactgtgtctttccaaaatttacgtttaaaccaacttttttacaggcggcatctaactcagtaagcatagttctaatctcttttaagttgtctgttataagaactatgtcgtctgcgaatcgtaggtgggagagcctttcaccgtcgacatttattcctttggcgtcccactccaattgtttgaaagcatgttcaaggactgccgtaaagagtttgggagataacgtatctccctgtctaattcctcttttgatttttatagatttggtatctttgtgtagtcggacggccatggttgcattattgtatatgttcgctatcagtttggagtaccgataatctatacgactttcctccaatgctctcattatgctgttaatttcaatcgtatcaaatgctttgcgaaagtctacgaaagccaggaccaatggtaggttgtattcgatagatttttctataattccttttatgcagtgtaggtggtcgttagtaccaaagtttttcctaaaacccgcctgttctctaggttggtaaaaatccaattttgtttccagtcaatttgttattattcttgtgaataacttgtagaggtggtcTAATAGGCTTATGGGCCAGTAATTTTCGAGGTCTGTTGGAtcgccctttttgtgtaataagatggtaagtgcactgtgccatcttgtaggtgtttcactttggtgcaggcataagttgaacaattcctttatgttgtttaaaagtctgtctcctccaatctttacggcttctataacgatattgtcttctcccggagctttatttcttttcatttttctcaatgcGTTCCTGATTTCGTCTGTTGATATATCAGGCATCAATTCCGATCCTTGGTTGACTAACCTTTTTCCTGAATCTTCTAGTGACTCATTATGGTTTTGTTGGCTGTTGTACAGTTCTGTATAGAAGTCTTCTACTACCCTTAATAATTCATCTctgttgatgatgatatttccatcTCTATCCTTTAATTTGGTAATTTCTTTTTTGCCATTTGTTAATTTTCTTCTTAGAACTTTGAGGCTCGTGTTATTTTCAATTgtttgttgaatttgttcgtttttatattttcggttgtccgtcctaatagatttttgtattcttttactTATCTCTCTAAGTTCGTAGTGttctttatttctattactttgcatttttctccGCTCTTCCATTATTGCTTGTGTTTGGGGGCTTACTCTTTTGTTATGTGATGTCTTTTGGCAGTGTATCTTCTGGCTTTCTTTTATAGCTTGTATTATAATGTCATTAAGGGTGTTAACATGTAGGTCTCTATTCCTGTCGCTTTCgagaatgctgttgatatgttcttcaaatgcatttatatttttaggcTCGATCCAGGTAGTTGTGGACTTCTTTTTGATCATGCGGTATCTCTCTTTCCCAAGGTCTATTTCTATAGAGGCTTTTACCATTCTGTGGTCGCTACCTGTTGAAAACTGGTTTAGAACTGTAACGTCTTTAAAGATTTGCTTCTTGTCGGTGATTATAAAATCGATCTCGTTTCTAGATTTTCCATTTGGGCTCTGCCACGTCCATCTACGATGTTCTTTTTTGTATAAGAAGCTATTCatttcaaatagatttttctccAGCAGGAAACTAAGTAAAGTTTCACCGCGTTCGTTTCTATCTCCCAAACCAAATTTTCCCAGTGATGTTTCTGTATCGTCTGCCTTTCTCCCCATTTTAGCGTTAAAGTCACCGCATATTATGGTATAGTGTGTTGTTATATCATTTAAGGCTAGAACAATGTCATCGTAGAATTCCTCTACTTCGTAGTCCGCATGGTCACTTGTTGGGGCATATACCTGTACGATTTTTAAGGCATACcgtttatttagttttaaggttAAAGAAGCTACTCTAGTAGAGAAACTTTTTACTGATATGATGTTGCTGATGATGTTGATAGAGACAATACCGACGAGTAATTAATTTACTTCATTCAAGTTGCGagagataaaatattgaaacactataacaaaactaattggatatactgtatagttcttattttgggtcctcggcataaagtagaggcattttcctcttcatcttggaGAAAGCTTCTACAATGTAAGAGGCAGTAtaaaaatttgaagaaatatttaaagcTTACTATTTTAAGAAATCCCAGAATGATCTACActacagaatccaataccagagctAGCACTTAGGGccgatttctcatatcgagttcaactccagtttaacctgaacttttggTGAACGACAATtaaaagtcaaaatcgtctttctcaattcccgttcaCGCGATTTTGGTGGTTTAAACTGCGTTCAATTTGAACGGTGAAATTCGGCCGTTCAAGGCGAGTTCAGTTGAACCAAAGGTTTACGCATGCGTAGTATTATTTCAATTTGACATGAAACGCTGTCTTGTCATAGTAAATAAATATAAcctattattttattattgttaattttacttgtTATTACAAAATAGATCTGCTGTGGATATTATAACTAAacatatttgtttgtgtttattTGGTTTAAAAAGTAGTGTTGAGAATAGAAGATATATTATAATGGATTTCACGAGCGACGATGAAGAATTTTTGGAAGTAGTTGAAGAATTGTTGGAACCAAACAGACAACGTGTATATAGGACTCgtgaaaatcaatttgaaaaaTGGGATGATACTGAATTTAGGAATCGTTACAGAATGGGAAAAGCATGTGTTGAACAGATTGTGGATATGATATCGGAGGATATTTCTTCCAATACAAACAGGTAAATAAtagaatataatattttatacttCTTTGCAAATAGGTATTAGTACAGGAgtagttataatatattatttttttaggaATGAGGCACTAACTTCAAGCGAAATGGTTCTGGTTGCATTAAGATTTTTAGCAACAGGTTGTTTTTTAAAAGTGTCTGGTGACTTACATGGTGTTAGTGAAAGCAGTGTTTGCAGGGCAGTGCATAAAGTTTGCCATGCAATTGCGATACGTGCaaataattttatcaaaatgCCCAGAACACAGGAACAAATGTCAACAGTAAAAAATGGTTTTTATTCAATCGCTAAATTTCCAAAATGTGTTGGGGCTGTTGACTGCACACATGTAAGAATACAATCTCCTGGAGGTGACACAGCAGAACTCTACAGAAacaggaaaaattttttttctttcaacATTCAGGTATACCAATATATCTAACATAttgatacatttttggcaaagtaacgtaagagacatttttggcgaaaatcatgtttttccattaaactaatgCTATTGTTGTTTAGAAggcactgccaaagtgtagtaagcctagaatttctttatacataataatattacGTATTATGTATAGacttacataataatatacatatgtatagacttactacactttggcagttcCTTCTAAACATTAATAGTGTTAGTTTGATGGAAAAACATATGATTcaccaaaaatgtcacttacatTACTTTGCCACAAATCGATATAAATTGTAACTATGTTTATATatacagtagaaaaaatgaaagaatacccatgaacgaacatataaaacacgctgtattttcctgtcgccgtgtcacacaaaaaattgtccagcgcaagtacatgtaagaattattattacatgtacttgcgttggacaattttctttgtgacacggtgacaggaaaatacagcgtgttttatatgttcgttcatgggtattctttcatttttcctactgtatttacagtgatgagagcgctaataaccggcagaataacgcaaaagatggaaaacataaaacattgcgaaacaaaaagggatgaaactagtggaggtgaaaattattgatacaaatgaataaattaacattacattacataatttcccatctttagacgtatcggaagAGTATGACaactagggcttacaataccgggatcccgaataccgggatcccggacgatattttccggtattcgataccggtatttataataaaaataccggtatttcggtattagcttaatttataaaaatggaattgactaacaataaactttcttctaagatattttttgctattacaagaaattatttttgaagataaactaCCAATATCaaatatcattgtaaaaaatatttattaaacacatttcattacacatacaagtcaagtatatcgctttctaaaagcgtgaatgtcgttaatttaaggcgaaCGGTTATACATATCTgcttctacaaccaaattattaaatctcgtgtatacaaatatataaaatgggttcttaaaattgaaaaagataaaaaagatcaaggcaggttttgtttatatttgattcagagttggaccaccatctccatatagctatttcagcatccttatgcatcatcagtgcagtcactgatgatgcataaggatgctgaaatagctatatggagatggtggtccaactctgaatcaaatataaacaaaacctgccttgatcttttttatctttttcatttttactcagttttgagtatttagaaactgtctttcggtccttttcctagacgaagagacggtaaatgcgtggcctaagtgtcctctatttgatttctcctattttcggcgtctctgtgattatatattgtaaaatccggagatacgggatgcagccagaaagcagtttattaacgaaaagtcttagatttaaaatattgtttattatatttttatttcaattattctaattgtttaaaaggtagtaaactttgtatctggcgCTTTTCGTTTCCTCGTAATCTTAAAATTGAgttcaaaaattcttaaatatttaaaattagactactttattttataaataagccgaaagatttattaatcagaattgtttttaaattctcagatctatttttcatttttttgtgtattgtggtgtataaattaggctcacttattttctgaattattaataataattgaaaatatatagcggtctaaatacagagtaatccatatcaaatatttgtcacagtaagtaaatctttgtattaatatattttaaagttaaattaatttacaaatagcaaatttcataagtaaaagtactatcctattatatgcaaaatttatcctagaatcaaatatatagtttttctatttgctcatttttgtatctatctattcctactctctaggaatgttataaacaacatctaatcatttcaaaacaaaatttaataggtttcatatatatattatttaataacaagtcgatataacaactgaggatagtataaatataacgtgtatattttttattaatataccggttttaataccggaatcccggtatttgaaattttaaataccaaataccggtattgagattttgcctcggtattgtaagccctaatgacaactgtcactgtgaattttataaaatactcctgtcacagacgtttAAAGGTgtgaaactatgtaatgtaatgttaactTGTAcatttataacgatcatttccatttCCACTAGttccatctctttttgtttcgcaatgtattatgttttccatcttttgtgttgttttgccggttattagcacatTCATCActgtattatataaatatatttttttttttcatttcagcTGATTTGTGACAGTGAGTTGAATATTCAAAATATTGTTTGTCGCTGGCCTGGAAGTGCACACGATTCGCATATTTTCAGATCTTCGAGGATCAAAGAAGAATTTGAAAATGGTGATTTTGGAAATTCAGTTATTGTAGGAGATAGTGGTTATGGCATAAAACCTTATCTTATTACTCCTTTAGCAAATCCACGAACtccagctgaaaatttgtttaatGAATCGCAGATTCGCACAAGAAATCCAATTGAACGATGCATTGGGGTATGGAAGAGAAGATTCCCTGTGTTAGCATATGGTCTTCGTGTGAAATCTACAAAAGTTGAAGCCATTGTTGTCACATGTGCTGTATTGCATAATATTGCAATGGCAAACAATGACAATATGCCTGATGAGATACCATTTTTCCAGCAATATGTAGCTGAAACTTttgtagaaaatgaaataaacatgTTCAATCATAATCGTGATAATACAGTGAGGTTATCgttaattaactattttgatagTTTGATTGAAAATTAACTAAGGTTTTTCTAGTCCATGAAAAAGAGTTGTTTTGTGGGTTATAATTTTCTAGAAAAAGATTTCTGCTTTGTGATATTatgtatactccatctaatttatttaccgttgcacgtcatccgcgtcatagcccgtgacgtcacatgataccaacacgaaatatttaggcggcaggtgtgttcttttttgcactttgccgagtacactggcattacagccactagatatattttattatatacgcgtggaaataatatttaaagagtTCTATTATTGtcaacttaaagaaatacacaataatatgtttcatttaatttgtataaatggattataaagcgtttttatgaagcacatttgttcgaaATACACTAACTATAATCGAATgcaggtgatattttggcataaattggtaacatttatttgacagttgtggtgatgacacttcatatttgtttatattctttactataaggatttctttcattatatttactttttttattatatactttaacgtaagattataacttcattcttgttttctatttctaaagtttttatttatttacattgaatattaatttgttttgctgtataatccacttccgcaaaaattgtgtgatgtatttgatttaaaatgaattcaagaattttttgtaattgggcagcAATGttaacttagatctctaacgtcgataatgacgtgcaacggtaagtaaattagatggactgtataTTGGTACACTTGATT
Protein-coding regions in this window:
- the LOC126878459 gene encoding putative nuclease HARBI1, giving the protein MGKACVEQIVDMISEDISSNTNRNEALTSSEMVLVALRFLATGCFLKVSGDLHGVSESSVCRAVHKVCHAIAIRANNFIKMPRTQEQMSTVKNGFYSIAKFPKCVGAVDCTHVRIQSPGGDTAELYRNRKNFFSFNIQLICDSELNIQNIVCRWPGSAHDSHIFRSSRIKEEFENGDFGNSVIVGDSGYGIKPYLITPLANPRTPAENLFNESQIRTRNPIERCIGVWKRRFPVLAYGLRVKSTKVEAIVVTCAVLHNIAMANNDNMPDEIPFFQQYVAETFVENEINMFNHNRDNTVRLSLINYFDSLIEN